The window GCCCACGGTCAGCGCCACAGCGGCGACCATGAAATAGCTGGAGTTCGTGAAAGACAGGTCCAGCCCGCCCACGCTGAGCTCAGCGATGGGATGGATTTCGAACTGCTTGATCGGGTTGGTGTCAGCCACGCCCGGCCCCTCGATTGTGTTGCGGCGCTCCGGTTGCCCGGCGTGCCTGGAAAACGTGACGTGCGCCTATCGCGCCGGAGCGCGAAGCGCAAGAGCTAGTTCTGCATCGACTTCACGGCACGCACGATATTGAGCGAGCCAGCAGCGAAGCCGAGCACTACTCCGATCAGCAGCCCGATGGGCGACCAGCCGAAGAAATGATCTGCCATCAGACCCACAAATACTCCGGCAATGACGCCGCCGAAGAATTCCGATCCGTAGCGCAGTCCGAGTGCCCAACCCGATGGAGCCGCATTTTCCTTAGCTCTCTGAGCTTCCCTTGCCTCAAGCTTGCGGGCAAGACGGTGCTCGAAATCATCCGGGTCTGGAGGGCTCGTATGGTCGCTTGGATAGGACATGAGGGCCTGTTTGCTCCCGCAGGACACCCCCCGGAA is drawn from Glycocaulis alkaliphilus and contains these coding sequences:
- a CDS encoding AtpZ/AtpI family protein, whose protein sequence is MSYPSDHTSPPDPDDFEHRLARKLEAREAQRAKENAAPSGWALGLRYGSEFFGGVIAGVFVGLMADHFFGWSPIGLLIGVVLGFAAGSLNIVRAVKSMQN